The sequence below is a genomic window from Microcebus murinus isolate Inina chromosome 4, M.murinus_Inina_mat1.0, whole genome shotgun sequence.
gcctcagcctgacCCCTGGCTCCGGCACACTCACCCTTCCTCCCCAGGAGCCTGCCTGGCTGCTCGGTGGcttccccagccccccacccccactgccctgcAGCACCCCGCCTGTCACTGCTTTGTTGGTCGGGGCAGGGATCGTGCAGTGGTTTCCCGGCCGGGCCTCAGAGCCCGCTGGTCCAAACCCCTGGCCCGGCCAAGGTCAGCGGCGCAACCTCAGGCGGGTCCCACTGTGTCCTCCTCAGACAAATGGGCAACGTGGTGGCACCTCGCTGCTGGTAGGATCTCACCGAAGACGAATCCTGCTCAGCACACGCCTGGCACTGAGAAAAGCCACAGGCCCCATGCTTGGTGGCTGTGGCTGTCACTGTGGTTGTTATTGTCAGAGCTGTACCCTCCAGGTCCCCGTGCCCAGAGACCAGGGCTGTGAGAAACAAAGCCAAGGGCCCCCACCCCCGCAGGAGAGGCCTTTGCTGCAGGTGAGTCTGTTGGGGGAGGCCCCACGCCAGTCGGACTCGGTCACCCTGCGTGCCCACCGGccaggcccccagcccagcccagacctggcTCACATCTCCCTGCCCACGGCAGAAGGCGCCCGCCCTCCTCCACCTCAGGGAGGGAAGGGCTTTGTCCTGGTCCCAGAGGCGCGGGCAGTGCCCCCCGAGAGGGGAGGTCTGCAGTCTGACATCAGGCCCTGAAGGTCTAATTCCCCGGTTACCAACAGGAGAGGACCGCGGTGGCGGCCGGTGGCAGCGGGGCCTtggggccaggcctggctctctcctctccctgtcctTTCAGGCGGTCGGGAGAAGGTCAGTTAATTATGTGTCTAAACACATCTTGAAAATCTCGTCTGGAGCCCTGCTTTGTCCCTGCGAGTGACGGTCACGGACAGCCCCTTGAGGGTCCACCAGCTCTTCTCTTCTCCAGGCCCAAGGCACCAGCAGAAATGCTGCTAGCCGTTCTGTTTTTGCTATTTTGCATCACCCTTTCCATTGTAAGCCGTAATTTGCAGAGGTTTATAGGtcagctatataaaaataaataaataaacctctcCTTTTTTACTAAAAGGGAGCACTTTGAAACCAGGGGACTGGTGTGGGGACAGGGCAAGTGTGCGGGGCTGTGTGCAGCCTCTGATTCCTCCATGGAGCCTTGAGCCTCGTGTCAGAGCCCAAcgctccccacccccgcctggTCCTGGggcacctcccctccccctcccccatgggtCTTGAggttgcccctcccccactgcggGTGCAACTAGGCCTTGAACACTGCGGTCTAGAGGCCCACGATGCTGCCCACCTGGAGCGGTTGGGGCTGCACCTTATGCAGGGCCTGAAGGAGtcggcagggctggggctgccttGGTCAAGCCCCCCCCAGGTATCCCTGGAGCTccgctccccaccctccccccatgTTCCCCCCATATTCCCCCCAATGTGCATCCTCAACCTTCCAATCCCAGAGGTGGCCAGgatgtgtgtggtttctttgacAAGACCAGGTTGGGGACCTCAGGAAGCCCAGAAAATGGGGGTGACACATGTAGGTGGGGCGGGCCACCCCTCACTAGATGAGGGGCCTGGAGCAGGTGGTCCTGGCCAGGCAGGCCAGGAgaagcccccctccctcctggatGGGTCTCATAGAAAGCGGACGGGGGCTGCCTCTGCCAAGCTGCTGCTTTTAGCCGCTCTGCCCTGTGTCCTAGCAACCCAGCTTTTGGGGTACAGCGCAAAGGAGCCTGAGGCGTGTACAAGCACAAACAGACGGGGGGTGTGCAGCATTTTTCGGCCTCTTTATTTAGAACCCGGCGGACGAGGGGCCGGGGCAGTGGTACAGACGGCTCAGGAACCATTTTAACAGATTTGTCTTcaagtttaaaataaacacaataatagTAAAAAGAGACAGCAAAAGCGCGAAGAGACTGCAAGCTAGATGGGCGTGTTTGGCAGCTACAGCTTGTGAGCGACCCCTTCCCCTAGAGTccgctataaaaataaatttacatttgtcAATGACGGGATGACATGGGGGAAAGATAGTGCCTTTGGCATAACCAATAACCGAGCTATTGCGTGGCAGAGCGTTCCACGCCCGggacataaatagaaaatataagttagtataactttaaaaactttttgtacaAATATAcatggtttttttattttttcactttttttttgctttttcttttttttttttgcactgagTTTCAGCAgagattaaacattttatataaatgactCTTAAAGCTTTACACCTTGGGACCAGTGTACTCTTCGTGCAGAATACATTTAGATATAAAAAGACGTTATTAATACATTGCACAGTTTTCAAACTTTAAACACAAAACCGAACGCTGCTCTGCGGCAGCTGCCGCCGGTTGCTGCTACATGAACGTTCCCAGCCGAGGCCCAGCGCTCTTCCACCGTCCGCTGCCCCGACAGGTTCCCTCGGGGCTCTTTGGGCTCTAAACTGTGGGGAGAGGGCTTGGTGAGTAAGGACGGCGGGGACCCCGCGGGCCGCCCCTCCGCCCAGGTGCGGCGTACTCACCTAGCTCACCGCAGCCGCTTGCGCGGGGTCTGCTCCGCCGCGCCCACCCCAGTGGCGCCGCTAGGAGAGGGACACCCCCCGGGGACCTCGCCCGAGGACTTGCCCTCGGCCGCAGATCTCTTGCGCTTGGCGAAGAAATCTGCGGGCGACAGCGCGCGCGCCGGTCAGGGCGGGGCCGGCCGGGAGACCCCagaggggccgggggagggcgcggggcgcggggcgcgggccggccggggtgggggcgccggccccgcccgcgcCGAGGTCCGCGGCGGGTCAGCTTTGTTTACGTCGCCGCGCAATGTGCTGTGTAAGCATTTCCCCTTGTCCCGCGGCCAAGCCCCCCGGGGCCGCGGCTGCGCTTAACCCCCTCCGCGCCGCGCTCTCCGCACCCGGCCGCGCCCGCAGAGGGTCTCCCGCGGCCGGGGGCGAAGACCGCGCCCCGAGGGGGTCGCGGCCgggacccctcctcccctccctcccgcgGGAGCCGCCCGGGAGCACAACAGCGGGGCgagggggcgggcgcgggcgcagCCGCGCCCTGAGCGCTGCGGGCCCTTTAATGCCACGGGAGGAGGCGGGAACCGAGCGAGGCCCCCGAGGGCCGGGGAGACCGGCCGGCCGGACAaagcggggccgggccggggcggggcggggccgcgcgggGCTCACCGGAGATGAGAGGCCCGGACAGCTTCTTGATCGCGGCGCCGTTGGCGCTGGCGCTGGCGGCAGCGGTGCCGGCCGCGGGACGTCCCGAGAGCAGCTGGTCAGCAAGAGGCTCCTGGCTGCGCGGCGCCTGGTTCGCGCCCGGCTCGGCGCCGTCTTGAGCCGCG
It includes:
- the CDKN1C gene encoding cyclin-dependent kinase inhibitor 1C isoform X2; protein product: MERLVARGTFPTLARTSACRSLFGPVDHEELSRELQTRLAELNAEDRNRWDYDFQQDMPLRGPGRLQWTEVDSESVPAFYRETVQISSPSARDLRPRASPRARSPGGVPLLAAPLGWARRSRPRASGCGELEPKEPRGNLSGQRTVEERWASAGNVHVAATGGSCRRAAFGFVFKV